CGACTTTGTATCCCAAGAGTTGCGGGCGGCTGAAGATCCGGAATTTGAAACCTTCTATACTAAGAACATTCTTCTGAACGAGGGCATCCGCGCTTGGATGTCTCCGGCGGATCAACCCCACGAACACTTTGTATTCCCTGAGGAGGTTCTACCGCGTGGTAACGCTCTCTAATACTTCTATGGTTGCGGGAAATCGCGACCAAGAATCATCCGGGTTTGCCTGGTGGGCTGGAAATGCCCGTCTGATTAACCTGTCCGGTAAACTGCTGGGCGCTCACGTTGCCCACGCTGGTCTGATCGTGTTCTGGGCAGGAGCGATGACTTTGTTTGAAGTCGCTCATTTTACCCCAGACAAGCCCATGTACGAACAGGGCTTAATTCTGCTGCCTCACTTGGCTACCCAAGGTTGGGGTGTTGGCCCCGGTGGTGAAGTCATCAACACCTATCCCTACTTTGTGGTTGGTGTACTGCACCTGATTTCCTCTGCTGTTCTTGGTTTAGGCGGTATTTATCACGCTGTTCGTGGCCCAGATACCTTAGAAGAATACTCCAGTTTCTTCGGGTATGACTGGAAAGACAAGAACAAAATGACCACCATTCTAGGTTTCCACCTGATTGTATTGGGCATTGGCGCTTTGTTGCTGGTGGCTAAGGCAGTCTTCTTCGGTGGGCTATATGATACCTGGGCTCCTGGTGGTGGTGATGTTCGTGTTATCACTAACCCGACACTCAACCCCGCTGTCATCTTTGGTTATTTAACGAAGTCTCCCTTCGGTGGAGATGGCTGGATCATCAGCGTCAACAACCTGGAAGATGTGGTCGGCGGTCACATCTGGATTGGTTTGATTTGTATTGCTGGTGGTATTTGGCACATCCTCACCAAGCCTTTCGGTTGGGCGCGTCGCGCTTTCATCTGGTCTGGAGAAGCTTATCTCTCCTACAGCTTGGGCGCTCTGTCCCTGATGGGTTTCATCGCTTCTTGTTTTGTCTGGTTTAACAATACTGTTTATCCCAGCGAATTTTACGGCCCAACTAACGCGGAAGCTTCCCAAGCTCAAGCATTCACCTTCTTGGTGCGTGACCAACGCTTAGGTGCTAACATCGGTTCTGCTCAAGGCCCAACTGGTTTGGGTAAATACTTGATGCGCTCTCCCACTGGTGAAATCATCTTCGGTGGTGAAACTATGCGCTTCTGGGATTTCCGTGGCCCTTGGCTGGAACCCCTCCGTGGCCCCAACGGTTTGGATTTAGACAAACTGAAGAACGACGTTCAGCCTTGGCAAGTTCGTCGTGCGGCTGAATACATGACTCACGCTCCTAACGGTTCTATCAACTCCGTAGGTGGTGTAATCACGGAAATTAACGGTTTCAACTACGTTAACCCCCGTGCATGGCTGTCAACTTCTCACTTCGTGTTGGGCTTCTTC
The Leptolyngbyaceae cyanobacterium DNA segment above includes these coding regions:
- a CDS encoding photosystem II D2 protein (photosystem q(a) protein); this translates as DFVSQELRAAEDPEFETFYTKNILLNEGIRAWMSPADQPHEHFVFPEEVLPRGNAL
- the psbC gene encoding photosystem II reaction center protein CP43 encodes the protein MVTLSNTSMVAGNRDQESSGFAWWAGNARLINLSGKLLGAHVAHAGLIVFWAGAMTLFEVAHFTPDKPMYEQGLILLPHLATQGWGVGPGGEVINTYPYFVVGVLHLISSAVLGLGGIYHAVRGPDTLEEYSSFFGYDWKDKNKMTTILGFHLIVLGIGALLLVAKAVFFGGLYDTWAPGGGDVRVITNPTLNPAVIFGYLTKSPFGGDGWIISVNNLEDVVGGHIWIGLICIAGGIWHILTKPFGWARRAFIWSGEAYLSYSLGALSLMGFIASCFVWFNNTVYPSEFYGPTNAEASQAQAFTFLVRDQRLGANIGSAQGPTGLGKYLMRSPTGEIIFGGETMRFWDFRGPWLEPLRGPNGLDLDKLKNDVQPWQVRRAAEYMTHAPNGSINSVGGVITEINGFNYVNPRAWLSTSHFVLGFFFLVGHLWHAGRARAAAAGFEKGIDRETEPVLFMNDID